A window from bacterium encodes these proteins:
- the purF gene encoding amidophosphoribosyltransferase — translation MNEENCGVFGLYRSDNKQVVKDLYYGIFKLQHRGQRYCGIATSSNTDIHIITHKGFVRHTFTDIELKSLKGTSGIGHVSLKDRQPVILISRMGKFAIAFSGNILNSVKLRNQLKNEGHSFSNETDIELIGKLISYEKDFLNGIVRLSERVKGAYSIVILTKEGIYTARDPYGFKPLIIGKGAGAIAVSSESRAFDILGMEVIRDVEPGEVLFINKKGITTLTKIKNSSPAFCAFEWAYTASIDSIIEGIPVIRARENFGRRLAEKDGKISADLVAPVPFSGIGCALGYHHTSGLPYEEVFLIDRFASRSYTPLTQERRDEEARIKLSVIKDNVKGKRIVLCDDSIVRGTQIQFKVMELKNAGAKEVHVRIACPPLIAPCFYGISTRSYKELAAKRFSLNEIKERIGADSLRYNTLDDFIDAIGLPANYLCLSCFTGKRVEER, via the coding sequence ATGAATGAAGAAAATTGCGGTGTTTTTGGATTGTACAGAAGCGATAATAAACAGGTAGTAAAAGATTTATACTATGGGATATTTAAACTTCAGCATCGCGGTCAGAGGTATTGTGGTATAGCAACATCCTCTAATACAGATATCCATATTATTACCCATAAAGGATTTGTCCGTCATACCTTTACAGATATAGAACTTAAGTCACTGAAAGGCACATCTGGTATAGGACATGTAAGTTTAAAGGACCGTCAGCCAGTTATATTAATATCCAGAATGGGAAAGTTTGCCATTGCTTTTAGTGGTAATATACTGAACAGTGTAAAGTTAAGGAATCAGTTAAAAAATGAAGGGCATTCCTTCAGTAATGAGACAGATATAGAACTTATCGGTAAACTTATCTCTTACGAAAAGGATTTTCTTAATGGTATTGTACGATTGAGCGAAAGGGTGAAAGGAGCATACAGTATTGTTATACTTACAAAAGAAGGAATATATACAGCGAGAGACCCTTATGGTTTTAAGCCACTTATTATCGGTAAAGGGGCTGGTGCTATTGCTGTTTCTTCTGAATCCAGAGCATTTGATATTTTAGGAATGGAAGTTATCAGAGATGTTGAACCGGGTGAGGTATTATTTATAAATAAAAAAGGTATTACCACACTTACAAAGATTAAAAATTCCAGTCCTGCCTTCTGTGCTTTTGAATGGGCATATACTGCATCTATTGATTCTATTATTGAAGGGATTCCAGTAATAAGAGCAAGAGAAAATTTTGGAAGAAGGTTAGCAGAAAAAGATGGAAAGATATCTGCTGATTTAGTTGCACCTGTTCCTTTTTCAGGTATTGGATGTGCACTTGGATATCATCATACTTCAGGACTCCCTTATGAAGAGGTCTTCCTTATAGACAGGTTTGCAAGTAGAAGTTATACACCATTAACACAGGAAAGGAGAGATGAAGAAGCACGGATTAAACTTTCTGTGATAAAGGACAATGTGAAAGGGAAAAGAATAGTTCTTTGTGATGATTCTATTGTTAGAGGTACACAGATACAGTTTAAGGTTATGGAGTTGAAAAATGCAGGTGCAAAAGAGGTTCATGTAAGGATTGCCTGCCCTCCACTTATAGCCCCTTGTTTTTACGGTATATCTACCCGTTCTTATAAGGAACTTGCTGCAAAACGATTTTCCTTGAATGAGATAAAAGAACGGATAGGAGCAGATAGTTTGAGATATAATACTCTTGATGACTTTATTGATGCAATAGGATTACCGGCAAATTATCTTTGTCTTTCCTGTTTTACAGGGAAACGTGTGGAGGAGAGATGA